A genomic segment from Aegilops tauschii subsp. strangulata cultivar AL8/78 chromosome 1, Aet v6.0, whole genome shotgun sequence encodes:
- the LOC109765645 gene encoding G-type lectin S-receptor-like serine/threonine-protein kinase At2g19130, with amino-acid sequence MPLLYILVLALLLSHTPRCSSSAPAGDTLTEGQVLAVGDKLVSTNGKFALGFFQPATTTISKSHNATSSSSSWYLGIWFNKIPVFTVVWVANREEPIAHSNINSTKLKFSSDGNLVIVTNRADAVTESLVWSTHIANRTQASSINTTTSGAAVLLNSGNLALLTNSKVMLWQSFDYPTDIALSGAKLGWNKVTGFSRKFISKKSLIDMGLGSYSLELDTSGVAVLKRRNNPSVVYWHWASSKTSSLSVLPTLKTIIDLDPRTKGLMNPIYVDNEQEEYYMYTSPEESSSSLFVSLDISGQVKLNVWSQADQSWQTICAEPADACTPAATCGPFTVCNGNAQPSCDCMESFSQRSPQDWEFEDRTGGCIRNTPLHCGTSGNNKNTTSSTYIFHPISQVVLPYNPQSIDVATTQSKCEEACLSSCSCTAYSYNNSRCSVWHGELLSVNLNDGIDNNSKDALYLRLAAAAKFEKKKNQTNIRVVTAASIIGFGLLLMLVLLLLIWKNKLKPLCKNQGTGGGIIAFRYTDLVRATKNFSEKLGGGGFGSVYKGVLKDSTSIAVKRLDGARQGEKQFRAEVSSVGLIQHINIVKLIGFCCEGDHRLLVYEHMLNGSLEGHLFEKSSSPVLDWNTRYQIALGVAKGLCYLHESCHKCIIHCDIKPGNILVDASFVPKIADFGLAAFVGRDFSRVMTTFRGTAGYLAPEWLSGVAITPKIDVYGFGMVLLEIISGRRNSSLETPYNTRSSSTRYQNVDFFPVQAISKLHGGDVKSLVDPQLHGDFNLEEAERVCKVACWCIQDNEFDRPTMGEVVRVLEGLQKIDMPPMPRLLAALTEQFSVVTSV; translated from the coding sequence ATGCCTCTCCTCTACATATTGGTTCTTGCGCTTCTCCTCTCACACACTCCTCGCTGCTCCTCGTCCGCACCTGCTGGCGATACCCTCACTGAAGGCCAAGTGCTTGCCGTCGGCGACAAGCTCGTCTCGACGAACGGCAAGTTCGCGCTCGGCTTCTTCCAGCCTGCAACGACCACCATCAGTAAGTCCCACAACGCCACCAGCTCCAGCTCCAGCTGGTACCTTGGCATATGGTTCAATAAGATCCCGGTTTTTACCGTCGTGTGGGTTGCTAATCGGGAGGAGCCCATCGCCCATTCCAACATCAACTCAACAAAGCTCAAGTTCTCGAGTGACGGCAATCTTGTCATTGTCACAAACCGTGCTGATGCCGTCACTGAATCCCTTGTTTGGTCCACTCATATTGCCAATAGGACACAAGCCAGTAGCATAAACACCACCACCTCTGGTGCTGCTGTTCTCCTGAACAGCGGAAACCTTGCCCTACTCACAAATAGCAAAGTGATGTTGTGGCAGAGCTTCGACTACCCAACAGATATCGCGCTTTCTGGCGCCAAGCTTGGCTGGAACAAGGTCACTGGTTTCAGCCGCAAGTTCATATCAAAGAAGAGCCTCATTGATATGGGTCTTGGCTCATACAGCCTAGAACTAGACACCAGCGGCGTCGCCGTCCTCAAGCGCCGCAACAATCCCTCTGTAGTCTATTGGCATTGGGCATCCTCCAAAACATCATCACTGAGTGTTTTACCAACACTAAAGACAATTATAGATTTGGATCCACGCACCAAAGGCTTGATGAACCCAATATATGTCGACAACGAGCAAGAGGAGTACTACATGTACACTTCGCCGGAGGAATCATCGTCTTCCCTGTTTGTCTCACTAGACATCTCCGGTCAGGTCAAGCTGAATGTTTGGTCGCAAGCCGACCAGTCTTGGCAAACCATCTGTGCTGAGCCTGCCGATGCCTGCACTCCAGCTGCTACCTGCGGGCCTTTCACAGTCTGCAACGGCAACGCACAGCCATCCTGTGACTGTATGGAGAGCTTCTCTCAGAGGTCACCACAGGATTGGGAGTTTGAGGATCGGACAGGAGGATGCATCAGAAACACACCTTTGCATTGCGGCACTAGTGGTAACAACAAAAACACGACAAGTTCAACATACATATTCCACCCCATTTCTCAAGTTGTGTTACCCTACAACCCACAAAGCATAGATGTTGCTACCACTCAGAGCAAATGCGAAGAAGCTTGTCTCAGTTCCTGCTCCTGCACCGCTTATTCCTATAACAATAGCAGATGCTCTGTCTGGCATGGTGAATTGCTCAGTGTAAATCTGAATGATGGCATTGACAATAATTCTAAAGATGCCCTTTACCTTCGCCTTGCCGCGGCTGCAAAgtttgaaaagaagaagaatCAAACAAACATAAGAGTTGTAACTGCCGCAAGCATTATTGGTTTTGGATTATTGCTAATGCTCGTGCTGCTGTTACTGATTTGGAAGAACAAATTGAAGCCATTATGCAAGAATCAAGGCACTGGTGGTGGGATAATAGCCTTTAGATACACTGATTTAGTGCGTGCTACTAAAAACTTCTCAGAAAAGCTGGGAGGGGGTGGTTTTGGTTCTGTATACAAAGGAGTCTTAAAGGACTCAACTAGTATAGCAGTGAAAAGGCTTGATGGTGCCCGTCAAGGAGAGAAGCAATTCAGGGCTGAGGTGAGCTCAGTTGGACTGATCCAACATATCAACATTGTGAAATTGATCGGTTTCTGCTGCGAAGGTGATCACAGGTTACTTGTGTATGAACACATGTTAAATGGGTCTCTTGAGGGTCATCTATTTGAGAAGAGCAGTTCTCCTGTCCTAGATTGGAACACCAGATATCAAATAGCCCTAGGAGTTGCCAAAGGATTGTGCTACTTGCATGAGAGTTGTCACAAATGCATCATACATTGTGACATTAAGCCAGGAAACATACTCGTGGATGCATCATTTGTTCCTAAAATCGCAGACTTTGGGTTAGCTGCGTTTGTGGGAAGGGATTTTAGCCGAGTTATGACTACATTCAGAGGGACTGCTGGTTATCTTGCCCCAGAGTGGCTTAGCGGAGTTGCAATCACACCGAAAATTGATGTTTACGGCTTCGGCATGGTACTTCTGGAAATCATATCAGGAAGGAGGAATTCCTCACTAGAAACACCATACAACACTAGAAGCAGCAGCACCAGGTACCAGAATGTTGATTTTTTCCCTGTGCAAGCCATCAGCAAGCTTCATGGCGGAGATGTCAAGAGTTTGGTGGATCCACAGTTGCATGGCGACTTCAATTTGGAAGAGGCTGAAAGGGTTTGCAAAGTTGCATGCTGGTGCATCCAAGATAATGAGTTTGATCGGCCGACTATGGGTGAAGTAGTCCGGGTTCTCGAGGGTCTGCAAAAGATTGATATGCCCCCGATGCCAAGACTACTTGCAGCTCTAACAGAACAATTTAGTGTTGTAACTTCAGTGTAA